One part of the Bombina bombina isolate aBomBom1 unplaced genomic scaffold, aBomBom1.pri scaffold_2288, whole genome shotgun sequence genome encodes these proteins:
- the LOC128644318 gene encoding vang-like protein 1: MNTEAGQCEYSAVSQQGHRESCCDGQKSVTIQTPPDTPLLGKDPERDTDGGDEQDDYWGETTTAVTSERSTSMEDLALRRGSTGQQKNLANSRTKLGFYVSCVVAVCALLTPPAFITIPLLLWGPELDPCGTPCEGLYISVAFKLLLVVLASWAVFLRSPRYVMPRLVEFRALVVLLLFLFIASYWLFYGVRILGPHEKNLLGVVQYAASLVDALIFIHYLAVVLLEIRQLQPFFSLKVVRSSDGEARFYNIGILRYLVSDN, from the exons ATGAATACTGAAGCAGGACAGTGTGAATATTCAGCTGTCTCCCAGCAAGGACACAG GGAAAGCTGCTGTGATGGGCAAAAATCAGTCACAATTCAAACCCCACCAGATACACCGCTGCTGGGCAAAGACCCCGAGAGAGACACGGATGGAGGAGACGAGCAG GATGATTATTGGGGTGAAACCACAACAGCTGTGACCTCTGAACGAAGCACTTCAATGGAAGATCTGGCATTAAGACGAGGGTCAACGGGTCAGCAGAAAAACTTGGCAAATTCTCGGACTAAGCTGGGGTTTTACGTATCATGTGTTGTGGCTGTATGTGCCCTGCTCACACCACCGGCTTTCATCACAATCCCACTCTTACTCTGGGGGCCTGAACTAGATCCCTGTGGGACCCCCTGCGAGGGACTGTATATTTCTGTAGCCTTCAAGTTGCTCCTAGTGGTTTTGGCTTCATGGGCAGTTTTTTTGAGATCACCACGTTATGTTATGCCTCGGCTGGTGGAGTTTCGTGCTTTGGTGGTCCTTCTGCTCTTTCTATTCATAGCCTCATATTGGCTTTTTTATGGTGTACGGATCCTGGGCCCACATGAGAAGAACTTGCTTGGCGTGGTGCAGTACGCTGCGTCACTGGTGGACGCTCTCATCTTCATTCACTACTTGGCTGTTGTCTTACTTGAGATTCGCCAGCTACAACCATTTTTCTCGCTGAAGGTTGTGCGAAGTTCTGATGGAGAAGCAAGATTTTACAACATAGGAATACTCAGGTACTTAGTATCTGATAACTAA